AATAGGAAACGCCCTCGGTGTCATTCGAATAACCGCCGCCGCTGTTACCGCCACTGCTGGTACCAATGATAGCCGCCAGGCCGAAAATGACGATTGCCAGCAGGCCGGCCGAACGCAATACATTTAAAAGTCGGGAAGGCTGTTTCATGATGTTCTCCTTTTATCCTGACCGGATAGTAAAATCAGATAAGCGACAACAGCGCCGATAACGATGGCGATCATATCATGATTGCTGTAAACTCCATGCATAAAATAATCCCGGGTTTTCTCCAGAAGAAAAACACCGTCAAACCAGTCCGGCACCAGGCCGGCAGCCTGAACGCTGTATTTCTGGCCCAGTTCGAAGCCGCCGTCCACCGCCAGCCAGAACAGACAGACCAGGGGGTACCACCGCCGTCCGCAGTTCAGAATTCCCGCCGTCAGCAGAATAAAAGCCACCACATGCAGAAAATCCGGGAGCACATCCCCCAGGGGGCCGAACAGGGGCGGGTACACCCGGTAAAGACTTATAGAAACAGGCAACACCTGCAGGAAAAAGGTCTGGTCCGGCGGGCGATCGACGAGATAAACCAGCGTCCCGATCATCAGGGACAAGAGACCGAGCAGTATGTGTCGAAGATTGATCATCGCCCCGTTGCGCGCGCCTGATCCCCGACCCTGCCGGACCGGCACATATCCGTCAATCGTTCCCGTTGTCATCCCCGTCCATATCGTCTTTTTATCAGAAAGCCGATCCCCGGCCGCCCCGGACCGCACGAACGTAATAGGTGGAATTCTTGCTGCCGTGACCGTTGTTGCCCAGGCTGAAACTGACCAGCCAGGCCTGCCCGGGATTGTAGGCACTGGACGTGGAGGTCCAGTAATAGGCCGCCATGGTATCCGGGAAATAGGTGCTGTCGACCGCCAGGCCGTCCACATCATCATCCACGATTGACGCCAGTTCCTTGAGGGTGGGCAGCCGCCAGTCTTCGTAACCGGCCAGGGAGAGGTCTTCGCACCAGGCCAGGGCCGCCTGCCAGTTCAAGGGCGTCAGATCGGTAACCTGCGACCACATCAGGCCGGTGGCGTTATCGGTGACCGTGCCGTCGCCGTTAGCGGTAAAGGCCGACGGGGTCTGGTTGCCGCGAACCGCGCGCACGTAATAAGTCGTGGTATTGTCCAGGTCAAAATCATGACCGTAGAGGAAGTTGATGCAGGAAGATTCCCCCGGATTGTCGGCATAGGTCGGATAGGCCCAGTAATAGGAGGGGATGGTGTTGGGAAAAGCATTCATGTCAATGGCCGGATTATAATTATCGTAATCGACGATGGACAGCAGTTCCCGCTGGGTCGGTATCCGCCAGTCGGAATAGCCGCCGTATTGATCGGCGTTCAGCCGGGCGATAAAAACGTTGAGGGCGTTATACCAGGTATAGCGGTCATCCTTGTCATGGATCCCGTCGTCATCGGTCTTGAGTTCCCAGATCAGGCCGGTGACATTATCCTTGACCATGAAATCGTTGGCGTTACCGCGTACCCGGGTATAAGAGGGAGGATTGATGGTATAGCAGGCATCCTGACCGTAAAGGGCCCTTCCGGCGACGGGACAGGTAATGACATGTCCGTCATTGTCATAGCAGGTGGTCTGGCCGGTATCCGGGACAGGCGACAGCCCGGCCTGGCATTCCTCGTCGATCTGTCCGTCGCAGTCGTTATCATGACCGTCCCCGCAGGCCTCCACGGCGCCGGGATGGTCGGCGGCGTTTCCGTCATTGCAGTCCACGGGCGTACCGCAGTCATTCTGGGCATAATAGCCGTCATCATCCTGGTCCGTGCAGGTGGGGAGGCAGCCCTCGTCAACCTGCCCGTCGCAGTTGTTATCGATATTGTCCCAGCAGACCTCATTCGCACCGGGACGGATGTCGGGATCGGCATCATCACAATCCACGGCGGCGCCGGTTCCGGTTTCGGCATAGGCGCCGTCGCCGTCCATATCCGTGAAGTCGCAATTCACATCAATCCGGCCATCGCAGTTATTGTCGATGCCGTCGCCGCAAATTTCCGCGGCGCCGGGATTGATGCTCCGGTCGCTGTCCAGGCAGTCCGTATTATCGGTCACATAGTAACCCAGCGGGAGGGTATCAAACCGGGCGGAATCATCCGGATCGCCATATCCGTCGCCATCGCTGTCACGATAATAGGTCCGTGACTCGTCACGGTTTGAAAGCCCGCTGCCCCCGCCGCCGGTGCCGATGATGGACACCATTCCCAGGACAAGAATGGCCAGAAAACCAGCCAGACGGACCGTGTAAAAAAGCCGGGAGGACTGTTTCATGATGTTCTCCTTGATTAAATATTTATAACCCCCCTAAATAATATTAATAATTTTAAAATAAGGAAGAAATGTCAACGATTATTTTGGTTAACCGGCCGGAAAACGGCCTGTTTTCTGGAATGATGCATCCATATTTTTTTCGTTTGAGCGTGGTGGCCCGGGAGGGGATGAATCACCGGGGCAAACCGCAAGAAAATGATTGACACGGAGGTACCGCCTTGTTACTGAAAATACGAGCAAAAAACAATTCATTCAGGCAAACCCGTCAAAACAGCCGGGCCTGGCGGTCCCGAACTTATTACCTGGAAAGGAAAATAATGCGCCCTTCATTCCGGAAAACGGTTGTTGGCCTGCTGGTCGCTGCCATTATAGGCCTTCCGGCCGGGGCCGGCGAACTATTCCAGGCGGATGTTTCCGCCGGATGCGGCGCCATCAGCGGGGACACGGAATACCGCATCGGCGGCAGGGTCAGAAACGCCGGCGGGACCTATGTGACCCATTTCCCCGTCAGCAAGCTGGATTTCCCCATCGACGCCTACGTGCTTTCCCTCAACGCCGAAATCGCCTTTCTTAACAGCCTGGTCTGTTCCTTCTCCTGGGCAACGGATCTGAGCAGTGATCCGGACGACATGCGGGATTATGACTGGATCGACTCCCCCGATGAGCTCACCATTTATTCGGAAAGCGATCTGGACATGGAAACGGACACGCTCTCGGGGAAAATTCAGTATCGCTTTCCCGCCATAGGCCTGGGCCGTCTTCCTCTCTTTTTTTCCGATGCAGACCGCCTGCGGCTGCTGGCCGGCGCCGGATATCTTTACCGGCAGCTCGACTTTGAAGCCGGAGATACCTGGCAGACCTATCCGGGCGGAAGCAGACAAGATGTTTTCGTGCCCGGCCGCACGTTGAACTATTCGGTCGAATACCGGATTCCTTTTCTTGAACTGGGCGCGCGACTGGAAACAGCGGACAACATAACAGTGGAATGTTCCGCCGGGTACAGCCCGTATGTCGACGCCACCGACAAGGACCGTCATCTGACCCGGAACCTGACCTCCAGGGCCGATTGCGACGGGGACGCGTGGCTGCTCTCATTCCGGGGAAGCTACCCGTTTCTGGAGCGCTGGTACGGCGCCTTATCCCTGTCCCAGATCTACATTGAAGCCGACGGAACAGCCGACACCTATATCAACGACAGCTGGAGTTATTCCATTGAGGAAGATATGGAAAGCGACCAGTTCACGGCCCTGCTGGAAGTGGGCGTCCGGTTCTGACCCTTCCCTGTCAGCCGGTTTCCGCCGGTCACACCACCTGCCGGGTGATCTGCTCCTCATGGGGCGCGAACCTTCCGGCCAGCCACCTGACGATTACCTCCGCGGGTTTGAGAAATGTCGTGGTGGCGCCTTCCGGACAATACCTGACGCAACTGTAGCAGTAGGTACAGTGTTTCCCGTGAACAGCCACCCGATCGAGTGCGATATTGCCGGTCGGGCAATTCATCACGCACAGGCCGCATCCCGTACAGGCCGTTTTCTTGACCCGGATGCCCGGCATGCTCCAGGCGAAGGTCTTCAGGCTGTTGACATGGGCATCAAAAAAATTAAGCAGAAACGGTTTGTCCCGGAACGCCTCCGGAAGATATTTCCTGCCGGTTTTGTCCGTCAGCCGGGCAACCAGCGTTTTACCGAACTCCCTGATAACCGCAAGGTCCCCTTCCCCGGGACGGCCGCCATGAAAGGCCTCTTTCTCCTGAAACGTCAGGCAATGCTCGGCCAGCACCTGAATGCCGCCGATCAGGCGATATTTTTTTCCATAAAGCGACCTGGCAAGGTCAAATTGAATCACGCCGCTTGACACGCCGCCGAAAGTGGAAAGAAAGGCCACGGCCTGGTTCCCACCGGCATCGGGAATGTTTCTGATAAAATCCGTAAACACCGGCGGGGCGTGGTGGAAATAGGTGGGCGAACCGAAAACGATCAGCGCGTAGGAAGGCAGGCGGAGATACAGTTCCTCCCTGTCGCCCTCGAATTCGCGCA
The sequence above is drawn from the Thermodesulfobacteriota bacterium genome and encodes:
- a CDS encoding DUF1566 domain-containing protein, with the protein product MKQSSRLFYTVRLAGFLAILVLGMVSIIGTGGGGSGLSNRDESRTYYRDSDGDGYGDPDDSARFDTLPLGYYVTDNTDCLDSDRSINPGAAEICGDGIDNNCDGRIDVNCDFTDMDGDGAYAETGTGAAVDCDDADPDIRPGANEVCWDNIDNNCDGQVDEGCLPTCTDQDDDGYYAQNDCGTPVDCNDGNAADHPGAVEACGDGHDNDCDGQIDEECQAGLSPVPDTGQTTCYDNDGHVITCPVAGRALYGQDACYTINPPSYTRVRGNANDFMVKDNVTGLIWELKTDDDGIHDKDDRYTWYNALNVFIARLNADQYGGYSDWRIPTQRELLSIVDYDNYNPAIDMNAFPNTIPSYYWAYPTYADNPGESSCINFLYGHDFDLDNTTTYYVRAVRGNQTPSAFTANGDGTVTDNATGLMWSQVTDLTPLNWQAALAWCEDLSLAGYEDWRLPTLKELASIVDDDVDGLAVDSTYFPDTMAAYYWTSTSSAYNPGQAWLVSFSLGNNGHGSKNSTYYVRAVRGGRGSAF
- a CDS encoding omptin family outer membrane protease, with translation MRPSFRKTVVGLLVAAIIGLPAGAGELFQADVSAGCGAISGDTEYRIGGRVRNAGGTYVTHFPVSKLDFPIDAYVLSLNAEIAFLNSLVCSFSWATDLSSDPDDMRDYDWIDSPDELTIYSESDLDMETDTLSGKIQYRFPAIGLGRLPLFFSDADRLRLLAGAGYLYRQLDFEAGDTWQTYPGGSRQDVFVPGRTLNYSVEYRIPFLELGARLETADNITVECSAGYSPYVDATDKDRHLTRNLTSRADCDGDAWLLSFRGSYPFLERWYGALSLSQIYIEADGTADTYINDSWSYSIEEDMESDQFTALLEVGVRF
- a CDS encoding EFR1 family ferrodoxin (N-terminal region resembles flavodoxins. C-terminal ferrodoxin region binds two 4Fe-4S clusters.) — encoded protein: MTEEAKQPEALVLYLSPHGTTRRAVEALAASLTRNGVAADVRDMREFEGDREELYLRLPSYALIVFGSPTYFHHAPPVFTDFIRNIPDAGGNQAVAFLSTFGGVSSGVIQFDLARSLYGKKYRLIGGIQVLAEHCLTFQEKEAFHGGRPGEGDLAVIREFGKTLVARLTDKTGRKYLPEAFRDKPFLLNFFDAHVNSLKTFAWSMPGIRVKKTACTGCGLCVMNCPTGNIALDRVAVHGKHCTYCYSCVRYCPEGATTTFLKPAEVIVRWLAGRFAPHEEQITRQVV